TACAGTAACTACTAGTGATTATTACCATCTTAAGTGTATAATGATATGAGTTCATAAATGAAAGcaagtaattatatatatgattagTACAATTTAATGCTTGGACTTTGGCAGATCATTCGCAGAGCAAATGAACTTGGGGAGGATCCATTAGTTTTGAGTGGCCGGTATTGCCAAGAATATCTTGATGATATGGTTGATCTTCAGTGCCTTCCTCCTACGCATCAGCCACGTGTATCTGAACACATGGACCAAATCAGGAATATGATAGCACAGGTGCCTTTTCTTCCTGTCGTCTTTTATTGTTAGGATCTGTTGGACAGCCAAGCTGTACTTTCTACACATGCCCACAGGTGTGCCCCTATGTACATTCTATATACCACGTGAGGAAACACCTACTTGCAGTCATAGACATATTTGACATGCTAATATGAtacaattatattataaatgcTTTGAAAAATTGTTCTTGTAATGGTTTTTGtaacatttatatttttctttagttCAATATGCATTGTAGAATTCTTAAAAGAAATGTGAAGATGAAttagtgtaatttttgttttcgtGTTTCTCTGTTTATTAATCGAACATTAACTAATGTTTGTATTGAATTTTGGAAGTGTGGGGATGGTGAACCAAGGAAATGTTTGTTATGGTACTACAGTTTAGTTGCATACTGTACCATCTGAAGTTGATGCATTTCTTGCTATGAGTTCTGTGATTTTCTAAGAGGGATGGTACAGTACTACAGTTTTAGTTGATAACTAGTCAAGGCATGAATGACTTTTCTCCTGTGTGATGACTCTGAACATTCTTTTGTTTTCTGAATAGTCTGCTGGTGTCTCCTGCAGATTATCAGTAATGGTCGTGCCTATGAAGTGGATGGGGATGTGTACTTTTCTGTTGATGGATTCCCGAATTATGGCCAGTTGTCTGGGCGGAAGCTGGAGGACAATAGAGCTGGTGAACGGGTTGCTGTTGatacaaggaaaaaaaatcctGCTGACTTTGCATTGTGGAAGGTAAAATTCTTTTACTTTTGTcctatattgttatttttttgacTCCTATGGTTCCCTAGATTTTTTCTTAATGTTAGGCTGCAAAGCCTGATGAGCCAAGCTGGGACAGCCCTTGGGGTCCTGGAAGACCTGGATGGCATATAGAATGCAGTGCTATGAGTGCCCATTATCTTACCCATTCATTTGACATTCATGGTGGTGGAATGGATTTAATCTTCCCGCACCACGAGAATGAACTTGCCCAAAGCTGTGCTGCCTGCTCAGAGAGCCATGTGAGTTACTGGGTGCATAATGGGTTTGTCACGGCAAATGATGAGAAAATGTCAAAATCGCTTGGGAATTTTTTCACTATTCGTGAggtaaaaaatttgattttgtatAATTGATATCCTTCTATGATTTATGTTGCAACCTATCATGATGAGTTTTGCAAATTTTCACAGTTTCTTTTTTCCTGTCTCCCATAGGTCACCAAACTGTACCATCCCTTGGCCTTGAGGCATTTTTTGATGGGCACACACTACAGATCTCCTGTCAACTACTCAATTtctcagatagaaattgcatcAGAGGCCATTTTCTACATATATCAGGTAGAAACCAAGAAGCCTATCTTACCCTTGAAAAGGAACAATAGTCCTCTGATAAGTCCTAGGGGTGGAACAAAATTTATGTTTTGCTTTCATTCTGAAGGATAAAATGGTTATGTTGCAGTCGAGTTTGGAATGTGTTGGTAGcacaatatttttatgttatgattttttaattgaagCATGCCAAAGCATAAAAAGATGCACGGAAAGGCCCTCAAACTAAAAGTTGCTtaaatgatgctttattgttaTATGTTTTCAAGGAAAGAAATGTAGGAGGCCTTACACTGCTACTAAAATCATATCACTCGAGTTCAGTCAAGCttgatttatttgataataCTTGTCAATTTCTTTTCACATTAACTTATATCTGTTTCATTTGGATTGAAGCCATGAATTCAATGCATATTCATTTAACATGAAGTCTGATCTAATTTCTGTTCTCAAACTTTTTCAATCATTCAAGTTACTTTGGTTATTTTCTATCTGTTTCCATATTATTTGTGTTCCCTTGTTAATTGAAGCAACTCAGTAAATTGGAGTTTTGATCCATTGTCCTAGGTTGCATACAAATGGGAGAAAATTAGCAATTTGGGGTTAGAAATTACTTCATTGATGGTTGCCAAAATATTTAGGGTGGGCACAGGCTAAGCTGGGTGTGTTCTGCGTATAGTTGTCCAAGCCCTATGCCCAATCCCAATCCTGGATGGGCCTAATTTTGATTTCAACTGCCGTCCACTAGAAAAAGTCAAATTTCAAAGTGCCCcccgggaaaaaaaaaaaaactctcaatTTAtcttgtaaaaatatatttataaagtttaataattattttaggggttttagtttttttttaatttctttcatttacATGAAGTGCAaatctttggtattttttttttcctaaaagaaATAACTTTTCATGATTTTATATTGTAACTAGAAAATAGtgagataaataaacaaattatataatgaTGTTTATAGTGTACCAATACATAGATTAATGATGGGCTGGGCAGCCTAGGTTGGCATTTGGAAAGTCATTCCAACATCCTACATGTCTAACCAGGTCTAAGGTTTTGTTCAAGCCTGCTACCAGAAGATTCTGCATCTTCTGAGACCCTAATAAACATGGACAGGCTTGAGGGAGAAAGAAAGGACAAAAAGGggaaaaagttattttatgtaTGGTAGTGCGACCAAAGTAGGAAACTGAAATATGGTATGGGTTTCGTAGAATTTCTTACATTTGGATTCCCACATTTATTTGGTTAGGtgaaaactaaaaactagaTACCTTAAGTGTAAGGTTCCACcttaaataccaaaataattaagttttgataccACAATGCAAGGTTCTGTCTTAAATATTGTCATAATTAAGCTCTGTTAGAGTATTCCGAAGCTTTCCCTTTGATTCTCTCAACTCAAATGACTCACTCACACACTTAAGTACACACCaatattcaaaacatacaaaacagatatcaaaaaacacaGCAAGAACACACAGAgatatcctggttcggtcttggaaacaagacctacatccagactgcttaGCACCTCTTCAATCCATTATCTTGAAACATCCATAGGATGATCACAACGAGAACTGGAATCCCCCTCGCCCATATACACTGAAAGCTATTAGGATTCTAGAGAATACAAGCTATTCCTAGCCACTCCCTACCTCTTGCACTCAATCCCAAAATACAAGATAGAAACCGGAAACTATCCTTTCCGAAATAGGCACACTAAGCTCTGCCCTTACTCCTATCccacgacccctatttataagatatAGGGGCGTGGGTTACAGGATATAATTGACTGCCCAACTGACTGAACTAACTTAATTGGTCAGCTGCCCCTTCTAGAAAAGAGATTAATTCTAACACTACAACAGAAATGAACCATGTAGCAATACAATAATACTTGTttacatttaatctaatctaatacaaatgacacaacaagctctaataccataacATAAGGTCTCATCTTAAATAATGTTATAATGAAGTTCTGAAATCACAATGTAAGGCAACTGCCTTAAGTATCCTTAAACCACCCtaagaaattttcttttatttgatttttttaataccaTTTAGTTTCCAAACATTCTCATGTCTTGGCCAAATACTATCCTTCTCGGATAATGGTATAATAGAAAAGTAGTTGGGAGCCTGTGGTTTCCTCTATTCAGCCATGGATGCATACTCGGGAGGAGGACAGACTAGTGGCCTAGAATGACaacattatcaaaaaaaattgccTAGAATGACAAATTTGTCCATGCTATTTGGGAATCttatagatttatattttatgtagtggcataataaaaaatttaattttatggaaaTGGCATGATAATTGGATGTTTgctttgctttctttttcctttttctctagTTGCTGAGAATCTGATTTATTACATTTTTTCGtgctcttttttcttatttatttattttactttggATCTCCCTGCTCTTCCTGCATTCCTTATAGAAGACAACTAATTTCTATGTCTGTTGGTTGATAGACCTTGCAAGATTGTAATGAAGCCATATCACGATTTCAAGATCAAAACCTGAAGGGTGCTGAACCAAATGGCAAGTTACCAGGAATTACCCCTTCTGCAAAAGACTGCATTGGTAAACTACGTAGTGATTTTGAAACAAGGCTGTCCGATGATTTGCACACACCTTCTATATTGAATGCGTCTCTTCAGGAGGCCTTGAGATTCATCAACAGTTCCACGAACCAGCTGAAGGTATATAGATTTCGGAATTAGTGCAATTTCTGTCTGTTTCCCCACTTTGTATGCATGCATATGTTCCCAGTGTGCTCTGTGTACATTTATGgccaagttatttttaaaagggTTTGTTGGTTGATATTTACCAGAAGAAGCAACAGAGGAAACAACAATTATCCGTGGTTCAGTCCCTCATTGAACTAGAGGAAGTCATCAGGGAGGTGTTGAGTGTCCTTGGGTTGTTGTCTGCGTTAACTTACTCTGAGGTATTGCAATATTTAGAAATGTCTTCTGCATTATCATTGACAAAATATTTGCTGATGATAAGCTTGATAACGAATTTGGCATGATTTATTTGACAGGTTTTGCAGCAATTGAAAGATAAAGCATTAAAGAGAGCAGAGTTGAAAGAAGATGACATCTTACGTTTAATTGAAGAAAGAGCATTGGCAAGAAAGAACAAAGATTTCAATAGGGGCGATGTGATAAGGAGCGACCTTGCCGCCAAAGGCATCGCTTTAATGGACGTGGGCAACCAAACAATGTGGAGGCCATCCATACCACCTGTTCAAGAAGAGCAACCCGTCCAGAAAGAGCAGCCTTCTGGGCCTGGTAAACAAGACCAAGCTGCGCCGCCTGTTTCAACTTGATGGTAGCCCATTCCATTTTGCCCCCATTTATATGATACATAAGTTATCTTAACCATTAGAAATTATAAATGATGGGATGTGTCATGTATACAACAATTGAAGGTGTAGCATTTGAAACTTACAACCACCCTCGCTGGTTTTGAAACAACCCTTGGGTTGGGATTTGTCAGTTGGCCATGGGCCAGCAAATACAATGACGAAGCTGAAAAATAATGTTTCATTGTTAATCTTATAGGTCTTGAGTAGCAAAGAGATTGGTCGATGGAATAGTGGTACCAACACCTGAGCATCCAGGAACTGAATTTTTGACTAACTTTGCAGTTATTTGTGATGTCTTCCTCCTAGTTACTGCAAATTCAGGGCACAAAGAAAATGGTGCATGACTGGGGATGCCAAGTCACTGGTTCTTTTAAATGATAATGTTTCATTGTTTATGCGGCAGTAGTTACGGTTAATCCAATACCTAAAAGGGTGCCTTTTGTTTTggcattttctgtttttttttttttttttttgggtggggaGTGGTTTAGATAAAGTTCCTGCTGGGttgggtttggtttggtttggtttgggtgTGTTTTATCACATGAAGAGTTGGGGTTGGGGTGGGTGGAAGAAATGTTTCCCAGCAGGCTGCAGCGATGGCGTGGAATTGACGAAAAGAAATGTATGTGGGCCAATGCCACTTCCCGACTTCTATGAAACATCTGCAATTTGGTTAAGAAAAACATATCTTTTCAAATCACTCAAATTTCAAAGCAAGCCCAGGAATTCTGTAAGATAGGGATAGCCCACTTTGAATAACATAAAAATGCATGGCATGGACTCAGAAGCTGCCAACCCtaaagaatattatatatatatatatatataatattacatgGGAAAGGCTCTGGACATGATTTGAAGCTCAAGAGACTTTGGAAAGCACATTGAAAGGGAAGGCTCTGCATCTGCATGCTTGGACGGCACGGAAATTCATATGGCAAGTGTCAGCAACCTCTACTGCTCTAGGCTCTAGGCTCTAGCCTCCAGCCCATACGCCGTggatttatttttgtcttcatTGCGCAATTATCATAGGCACGGTCATGTCAGGGTGAAATGTACAATGCTCTTTAGATCTTCGAACTCACAgagcatgcatatataatatatatatatatatataattattttaacgTGGTTGGTTGGCCATGTAGGCCCATTTAAGATTGAGTCTGAAAGCAAATTAAGTTAATATCTTATATGTTTGGTAACAAACTCATAAATTTGGTGACaatgaaataaatttgtttaaacaAAAGAAATGTCATATTTCAATCCTGCTTCAGTGTGATTACTTGGAGCTAATTAATTAcctatttatatgtttctttttataattcaaCTCTTATCTTAGCTTTTTTATCTCATTTCAATGTCAAATGATGTAGGCGGATGTGCCAATTTTTGTAAGACCAAATGCAAAAGTCTTATATTCAGACCATATCGCGGGCCCACTGACAGTAAACCTAATGTAATTCCATGTTGCAgagtgaaatatatatatatctatatatagtCAAGACAAACTATCATGGCGTATATGGAAAGCCCGCCAAGTTAATTTTAAGTCTGAAAAGACAGGCCAACCATGGTCCATGGGCCTGAAAAATCTTTGATTTTATGTTTCCAAAAGTCAAAATCAGATGATGAGTGAACCAATAAATGTTTTGCAAGCGGGGTAAACCAATTAGGGGTGTTAGGGTTTTACACAAGAATTGCGTCAAGTGAAAGCAAATTTTCTTTATAGCTACTATTATCTAATTTACTGGCAAGACGACGAGCACGTGAATCAACTACTAGCGAGATGTTGAGTTGTCGTAGGTCGGTAGACTTCACACCTTTAAGGGGAAGTCATGGATGTGGGAGCAAGTGTGTCCAACTTTTTAGATTCCATCGAACAATGTGGGTGTCACGGGACTTCTTAGAGATAAAGAACTAttgttggaagaagaaaagaaagaagaagaagaagaaggagagcgACAAGCAGAAGGACCTAGAAAagttgatgaagaaaatgacATTGGGTAGAGAAGTTCAAATTTTGGTCCAAGCCAAAAAATCATATTAGATCGGATTGAAAAACCTTGTCTTGTCCGAGACTAAATAAGttcaatatgaaaattttgaaaaattgtcttcaatccaatttggtTTGGTCTCTTTTTTGGaccaaaaaatgaataaattattatatatattaatgtatatatgtaaataccTATAAATATTGCTATAAGTactatatttataataagtatatattaatatataataattatagtaTTTACATACTATACTATTGTAGACAAATTTACAGTAGGATTTATTACTCTAAATATAGCAATAAATATAGctataaatttgtaaatttgttgtatatatgtacatacaaATTTAATAAGACTAGGCTAGACTTAACCGTTTGGTATttggttcaaaatttttatcaatttcgATTTTGATCCAATCTTGTTTAGGGTTGgtctaaacaaattaaacacCCCTAACAGTGTTGAACTTAAAAAAAGACATCGAGGAAAACCTTATGTAAAGCAAATTCCTCGCAAAATCCACAAACCCAtagattaaattaagaaaaatgcaaaaaactGCCAAAAACAGTAAGTTAAAAACCAAATAAGAAACCTAAAGCACAAAAGCAAAAGAACTCTCTGTTGTCGTCGGTGATGGAGGAGTTGAAGGTGAGGCTTCAAGGCTCAGATCGATCGGTCCAAGACTCACTAAGGTAAGCCAAGAATCGGTCCCAAGAAAAACCTAAATCCAGCCCTTGGATCGAACGCAAATTTTCCCAAATCAGAAGAAACTACCCCAACCCGAGAATGAATACGAACAGTCACTCGCATCTCCTTTTTGGCAATCTCtcgcactctctctctctctccctcgtttCTCTTGCCTATACAAAAAACCACCCCCATAAACCTAATTATATGTAGATAACCATCGAAGCATCTTCACAAAGATTAGGCTCCTTAGGTATTCGGAAGAGATGAGATGAGGGTGAggaaaaaagggggagaaaacaAACCTGGTTTGAATGGCAGCGACTAAGTCTCCAGCCATTTCAAAAACTGGATCAAATGAGTTATGGGCTTATAGAGATATGAGAGATGGGCTAATAGGCTAGATAAAGGTAAGGAGACAATGGACTTTCTAATGGGCTTCAGATAGGGTAGCTAGcaaaatgggttgggcttggtTCTTGTTTTGACCAACTGAGCCAAGCCCGTTTTCCtcaaaaaataagtcaaaattacTCGAGCCATCTTCTTGTCGGGCATCCTATAATTGGGTTTGGACCTATCTTTAAATCTATCAATCTTGGGTTGAAGCTTATGATAGTTTGATACTTACCCGATCTTACCATCATCGCCTTAGACTTGTTAGGTATCACACCCCAACACCTAAAGAAGATCTAGAGAAGATTCATGTTGAATCCTTTGACAAACACTCTGAAATGGAATACCTCATCTACGTTAGCAACAATGAGGATCGAGTCCtagaaaaactaaaattttgtgATCAAGAGGTGTGGAAATCCAATCCTAATTCTCTAAAATAGTTGAGTTGGTCCAAGTAGTGAGACAACTCAAGGAGGGtgtgaattgggtttttaaaaatatattttttttcaatagtaGTGTAATTATGTACACAATGAGTAAAATACGAAAGCAAAAATCTAAAGTACAAATAATCAAGAATTCAAGCTTGAGAAAATGGTGAAGTGAGCTTTACAAAATATTGTACAATTAAAGTATGAAATAAAGAtgaataaaaatgaagaaagcaaacaaagaaaacattaatatttataatggtTTGACAATTTGTTTAGGttcactaccttaactcctcaccaaggattttcAAATCTATTATCGGAGTACTTTTTGAAGAGCCAAACACTATCCTTTATATAGTCACTTTTTAGAGATCTTGTTCTTTTTATATAAGTTCAAGCAGTAACCTTCTTAGAATGCTTTTTAAAGGGTTGAAGCAATAACTCACATACAATGCTTTTTTAAGCCTGAAGCAATAACCTTACAAGATAGAGAATGAAATATAAATGGAGAGAAAAACTCTCAACACTCATGGTCCTCAGAAAATAGGCTCAACACAAATAGGAGAACACTTTAGTTTTCTCAAAGAGAcagaaaatgaataagattggaCAACTTTCTCGGTGGATGAGAATGATGAGAATCACTTAGgctcttgttcttttttagCTCTTTTCttactcttttgtttttcttctcatCATCTATTTCATGTAGTtgatatggatatatatatatatatatgtaaacctTCTCAGCACTTTTAGGATACAATTCAATAATAACAACTCTTTTTTCGTGTAGATGATTAGATAAAACATTCCATTTGCAAGTTAAAACCTATTAGAACATGTAATCTCCAAAAAATAAAGAGTAGGAAATGTATCAGAGATTTGATTTGAGAgtattaaatgctattttagactttattaaatgcaattgaatgactaaaaaattttgaatttaaagtttCGAGCCGTATTATTCAAGTATTGTAAGAGCATTACTCTAGTAATTTTCTAAagacattttgaattttttgtaggTTACTCGAGTAATAAATACTTATTACTCGACTAGTTTTTTGAGACTCTGTTTCTTTACAGGATGCTCGAGTAACAAATACCTATTActccattaattttttaagGCTCTCTATTTCTTTGCAAGTTACTTGAGTAATATAAAGCATTATTCTACTAATTATGATGACCCCACCCTTAGAACCCTAGCCTTGGGAGCTAAGGGAGAAGTGTCAATAAGGAATGATATCTGCTAGAGTCATAAGTGAGAACACCATAACATTTTATATCCAACAACAAggttaaatatatacaaaactGAACATCAAGTACTGCCATATACAACGGGGCCATATACCCATAGcattacaaaagaaaataatacaagGCCCTTAAAAGAGCAAAACATCCACAAATAGGAACCAAGCCAATATCCCCCCCAAACCTTTTATCTAGAATAGCTCTGTACACGTTTAGACACTAGACACCGCATTGCTAAGCTCTCCATCTTCTTTAAA
The sequence above is a segment of the Diospyros lotus cultivar Yz01 chromosome 7, ASM1463336v1, whole genome shotgun sequence genome. Coding sequences within it:
- the LOC127806782 gene encoding cysteine--tRNA ligase 2, cytoplasmic, with amino-acid sequence MANEKEKEHELQLYNSMTKQKEIFKPKVAGKVGMYVCGVTAYDYSHIGHARAYVAFDVLYRYLLHLGYDVNYVRNFTDVDDKIIRRANELGEDPLVLSGRYCQEYLDDMVDLQCLPPTHQPRVSEHMDQIRNMIAQIISNGRAYEVDGDVYFSVDGFPNYGQLSGRKLEDNRAGERVAVDTRKKNPADFALWKAAKPDEPSWDSPWGPGRPGWHIECSAMSAHYLTHSFDIHGGGMDLIFPHHENELAQSCAACSESHVSYWVHNGFVTANDEKMSKSLGNFFTIREVTKLYHPLALRHFLMGTHYRSPVNYSISQIEIASEAIFYIYQTLQDCNEAISRFQDQNLKGAEPNGKLPGITPSAKDCIGKLRSDFETRLSDDLHTPSILNASLQEALRFINSSTNQLKKKQQRKQQLSVVQSLIELEEVIREVLSVLGLLSALTYSEVLQQLKDKALKRAELKEDDILRLIEERALARKNKDFNRGDVIRSDLAAKGIALMDVGNQTMWRPSIPPVQEEQPVQKEQPSGPGKQDQAAPPVST